In one window of SAR324 cluster bacterium DNA:
- a CDS encoding helix-turn-helix domain-containing protein, protein MQCPHCAHPDYIFFGKNRGAQRYRCQACRRTFQTLRRGKDPALKEQAQKLYLKGLGLRAIGRILGVHHKTLSR, encoded by the coding sequence ATGCAATGTCCTCACTGTGCTCATCCAGACTACATCTTCTTTGGTAAGAATCGAGGGGCCCAACGCTACCGCTGCCAAGCTTGTCGACGAACCTTTCAGACGCTTCGCAGAGGCAAGGATCCAGCCCTCAAAGAACAGGCTCAAAAGCTATACCTTAAAGGACTGGGGCTCAGAGCCATTGGCAGAATCCTCGGAGTGCATCACAAAACTCTCTCCCGCT